Part of the Carnobacterium pleistocenium FTR1 genome is shown below.
CATTTATTCCAGATGAAAATTGGTTATTACTGTTGATTATTTACGCAGTCTCTTCAATTGGCTACGGCGCAGCAAATATCTTTTATGATGCTTCACTAGTCGATTCTACCACCTTAGATCGAATGGATCGTATATCCAGTGCCGGTTATGGCTGGGGATATATAGGCAGTTCAATTCCGTTTGTTATTTTTATTTTTTTTCAATTAACCGGTATTCTTCCTATTTCGCAAAGTGCCTTAATTAAAGGTGGATTTGTAGCAACGGCTTTATGGTGGTTGGTTTTTAGCATTCCATACTGGAAAAATGTCGAACAAAAAACGTATATTGAAAGACAATCGCATGTTGTTAAACGTAGTTTTTCCAGGTTATGGGAAACAATTAAGAATGTTCGTCAATACCGTAATGTCTTTTTATTTTTGATTGCCTATTTCTTTTACATTGATGGCGTAGGTACCATTTTTCAAATGGCGACCGCTATTGGATCAGATATTGGACTTGTTGCTAACGATTTAATCGTAGTGATGATGGTGAGCCAGTTTGTAGCTTTTCCCTTCTCAATTTTATATGGGATTTTAGCTGGCCGATTTGGCAACAAAAAAATGATTTATGTTGGAATCGTTACGTATACCTTTATTTGTATCTATGCACTCACGTTAGATTCATTGCTGACCTTCATTATATTGGCTGTTCTTGTTGGAACAGCCCAAGGCGGAGTACAAGCGCTTAGCCGTTCGCTATTTGGACAATTGATCCCGAAGAAACATGCAAATGAATTTTTTGGTTTCTATAATATTTTCGGGAAATTTGCAGCTGTTATTGGACCTCTCTTAGTCGGGATTATTTCTCAAATAACCGGGAATTCTTTAAATGGCGTATTTGCTTTGATTATCCTCTTTATTATAGGTGGATCGGTCCTGTATTTTGTTGAAGAACCAACTCTTGAAAACAAATTGAATTAAACCATAGGGACATGGACAGCTAAAGCAGCTGGATATGTTTCTTTTTTTACTGTTGCACTCCTACAATGATTGCAGTATGATGAGAAAAATAGCTATTAAGTGTGTAGAAGCGGAAAGCAGGAACGAATATGAATAGTATTGATATGCATTGTGATGTCCTTTATAAGATGCAAAAAAGCCAAGGAACGTTGAATTTTAAAGATTCTGACCAGCTAGATGTAAATCTTGAACGATTGAAGCAAGGAAAAGTAAAAGTCCAAGCTTTTGCTATTTTTATCGAGCCAGAGCTTCTTTCTGACAAACAATTTGCAGCTGTTCTAGAACAAATCGACTATTATCAAAAGGATGTTCTTGGTAAAAATCCTGAAATGAAACAAATAAAAAAATGGACAGAGATCAAAGATTTAAAAGAAGGCGAGATAGGATCATTCTTAACGTTAGAAGGCGTCTCTTCTATTGGGAATGATCTAAACAAGTTAGAGTACTTATTAGATGCAGGCGTATTGTCAGTAGGTCTAACGTGGAATCCAGCCAACCTTGCAGCAGATGGAATTGGAGAACCAAGAGGTGGGGGATTAACGGATTTTGGATTTGAAATTGTCAAACGATTAAATGAACGCAAAGTTTTTACAGATGTTTCTCACTTAAGTGTTCAAGGTTTTTGGGATGTCATGAAATGCGCGAGCTACCCCATTGCTACTCATTCAAATGTTCTTTCTCTTTGTAGCCATGTTCGAAATTTAAATGACAAGCAGATCAAGGCGATGATTGAACGTGATGCTATGATCCATGTCATCTTTAACCCAACATTTACAGTTGAAGAAGGACAGGATAAAAAGGTGACTATAACTGATTTGATTCCTCATGTTGAACGGTTAGTTGAGTTGAATGCTGTGCGAACAATTGGATTTGGATCTGATTTTGATGGGATCAGTACACATATTGAAGGGTTGTCACATACTGGAGAAACGCAAAATTTTATCCAAGCTTTACTCGAGAAATTTACCGTAAAAGAAGTTGAAGGCTTTGCTTTTCAAAATTTCATGAATCATTTGCCACAATAAAAGAAACTGGTACACAAGTCCAAGCCATTTTTGCTTATCCACCTACAGATTCTAAAGGTATTTCTAAAAGTAGCTTTTCCAGAAGGAAGTTTCTTTTGAAAAACTTTAGTAAACAATTAATAGATATAGAACAAAAAGGGTCTGCTCATCAAGAAAATGATGAGCAGACCCTTTTCGCTATTCTCAAATGGCTGTTCAAGCCTCGTTATTCAAGAATATAAGCATCTTTATAACTGTATCTAGCTCCAACTGAATTGATGCTGATATTCTTAATTTTTGGATTGCGCAACATGGCTTCTCCTTTTTGGTACAACGGAATAATGGCAGCTTCTTCGACTGCAATTTGATGAGCTGCTAACATATCGTTCCAACGCAAGGGAGCATCATTTGCGTGAATTCCTTTTGCATCATCAATTAATTGATCTACTTCACTATTAGAATAGCCTCCATTATTATAAGAAGAGGTACTGTACAGAACATCTAGCATGATGATTGGGTCCGATACATATCCGCTCCAACCAGAAGAAATCAAATCAAAATCACCTAGTGCAGCTTTACTTAAACGTGCACTGAATGGGACATTCAACAAGTTGATTTTCACACCGGTTAGATTATTTTGTATTTCTCCTTGTAGATATTCCATTACGCGTTTACTTGTTTCATCGTCATCACCAAGCAATTCAAGTTCAATCGTATCTACCCCAAGTTCAGCTTTAGCTTCTGCTAATAATTTCTTGGATTCTGGCAAATCATACGTATAAAATTCGCCAGCTTCTTCAGCAAATTCTGTATCAGATTCAGGATTTTTAACAAAGTGATCTGGAACCAATCCAGTGATTGGTAAAGAACCATTATTCAAAATGACAGAAGTTAATTCTTCACGATTAATAGCTAAGGCAAGAGCTTTTCTAAACGATTCATTTTTCAAATAAGGATTATCTGTTTGGTTTACCTCTAAGTAATTAGTTCTTGAAAAATATTCTACTGTGTAACTAGGATCATCTTGGAATTGTTTGGCGTATTCACCAGATAATAAGGCATTGTCTATAGTGCCTTTCTCGAATAAGTTTACGCCAGTCGCAACTTCTTTGATGACTTGATTCGTAATCTTGGTTAACTGAACGTTTTCAGCATCCCAATAAGTAGGATTTTTTTCGTAATTCCACTTTTCATCTACTCCACTACTCCAATCAGTCAATACGAAAGGACCATTTGAAAGAGTCGTTTCAACGCTAGTTCCATATTGATCACCAGCCTCAGTTACAAAAGCCTCATTTTGTGGAAAGAATGAAACAAATGACATAAGAGCAGGGAAGTAAGCAATCGGTGTTTCAAGTGTAACTTCTAAAGTTGTATCATCCAAAGCGCTGACACCGAGTTCCTCAATTGGCAGCTCTTTTGCCATAATGTCAGCAGCATTTTTTATATTTTCAAATAAATAGGCATAAGCTGCTCCAGAAGTGGGATCAACATTTTTACGCCATGAAAATACAAAATCATGTGCGGTAACCGGATCGCCGTTTGACCACGTAGCGTCGTCTCTTAAATGAAAGGTGTAAGTCAGCCCGTCTTCTGAAATAGTTTTACTTTCAGCTAAAGCAGGAACAGGCTCATTATTCTCGTCTAAACGATAGAGACCTTCGATAAATTGATTGATACTAGCAAATGTAATGTTTTCAGCTACTAGAACGCTATCAGTTGTTGCTAACTCACCTTCTACAATTAAATGCATGACTTGTTCAGAAGCAAGAACACCTTCTGTTGTCTCGTTCTTTTCGGTTGTTACTGCTTCTTCTGATCCGCAAGAACTTAATAGAAACACCAAACCAAAACATACCAGACTAAATAGTTTTCTTTTTTTATACATGCTAATTCCCCTTAACTTTTTCTATGTGATTGATTTCTCATCTCAGCTTATCAATTTTAATACTAGAATACAAAACATGCAAATTCTAATAATAAAGTAGTTATTTTTTAATGAAAGAGCACTCTGATACCTTTTTTTTGAATGTAAATAGGGGATTTTGTATACTATTTATTATATGGGCATTAAAAAGTGGAGGTAAATCAATATGCCAAAAATTGAACGGAAAAAACATGACGTTATTCCTGACAAGGAAGAGGATATAGAAATCAAGACTGGAAGGTTTCGATTGTATTTTCAAAATCGCTATGCCCTTATCTCGCTAACCAATGATATCCTGACAGGTGTCTTTTATATGATTGGAAGTTTAGCAACATTAACGCCCATTCCAGATGTTTATGGTACCTACCTTTATTTAATAGGTGCATTCTTTCTAACTGCCCGGCCAATTTTAAAGTTTTTTCACAATGTTTTTATTTATGATGATTTAAAATTAGCGGAAAAGAAAAAACAAGAAGCAAATGAACTTGAAGAATCAGAAGAAGATAACGAATACGAATGAAGAAGATTGCACGAAAAATAATAACCAAGGATAGGAAGAAAAGAAGATCAACTTTAGTAAAGAAATTGAATAAGAATGGTCAAGGTTGGACGCTGATAGGAATAATAAAAAGTGTTCAACTTTTTTGTGTTCAATTTTTAGGACAATTATATTTTACTTAATCTTGGAAACATTTCCTTTATTTTGTTATTGACGGAAATGTTTTCATAGTATACACTAACTGTAAATCAAAAAGAAAAAAGGAGAATGAAAAAATGAAAACGTTTTTTGAAAAAGCACAGCAATTCGGAAAATCATTTATGCTACCAATCGCGATTCTACCTGCTGCAGGATTACTTTTAGGAATTGGAGGATCACTATCTAATCCGAATACGGTTAGTGCTTATCCTGTTTTAGATGTAGCTTGGTTACAAGCAATCTTTACTATTATGAGTAGTGCTGGAAATATTGTTTTTAGTAACTTACCGGTTATATTTGCGGTAGGGGTAGCGATTGGGTTAGCAAAATCAGATAAAGGGACAGCTGCATTAGCAGCGTTGATAGGCTACTTAGTGATGCATTCGACAATAAATGCTATTTTAACTATTAATGGATCATTAGCTGTAGATAATCTTGCCGCTGTTGGTCAAGGAAGTACATTAGGTATTCAAACTCTTGAAACAGGAGTATTTGGTGGGATTATTGTTGGAATCTTAGCCAGTTATTTACACAATCGCTTTAATAAAATTGAATTGCCAACCTATCTTGGATTCTTTGGTGGTTCGCGTTTTGTTCCAATCATTACGTCATTTTCGGCAATTATTTTAGGAGCGTTTATGTACTTTGTATGGCCTCTATTCCAAGGGCTAATTACAAATGTAGGAGATGTGGTTAACGCTACTGGTTACTTAGGAACGTTTTTATATGGATTTATCCTGCGCATGCTTGGACCTGTTGGATTGCATCATATATTTTATCTTCCTTTTTGGCAGACAGCTGTTGGAGGAACAATGGAAATTGGCGGAGAACTTGTTCAAGGAACACAAAATATTTTCTTTGCACAATTAGCTGATCCAGCAACACAAGAATTCTTTAGTGGAACAGCACGTTTTATGTCAGGACGTTTTATCACAATGATGTTCGGATTAGTCGGGGCTGCACTTGCTATTTATAAAACAGCAAAACCAGAAAATAAAAAAGTAGTCGGAGGGCTGATGTTATCAGCTGCATTGACCTCCTTTTTAACAGGTATCACAGAACCGCTTGAATTTTCATTTTTATTTATAGCACCTGCATTATATGTGGTACATGCGGTATTCGACGGTCTTGCATTCATGTTAGCGCATATCTTTGAAATAACGATTGGTCAGACGTTTTCTGGGGGATTTATTGACTTTATCTTATTCGGCGTGTTGCAAGGAAATGAACGAACAAACTGGATTATGGTTTTGGTTATTGGAATAGTTTGGTTCTTCTTATACTACTTTACATTCACATTCCTGATTAAGAAATTCAACTTCCAAACACCTGGTAGAACAGATAAAATAGAAGTAGCCGGAATTAAAACTAAAGTAGAAGGCCGTGCACTAGATATTATTAATGGTCTTGGTGGCGAAGAAAATCTAGTGGATGTTGACAACTGTGCAACAAGATTACGCGTTACTGTAAAGGATGAAGCCTTAGTAAATGAAGCTCTATTAAAAGAGACAGGGAGTCAAGGATTGATCAAAAGAGGAAATGGCATTCAAGTTGTTTATGGTCCACAAGTATCTGTTATAAAAAACGAGATTGAAGAAATGTTAGGAGACGAATAAAATGAATATGTTAGATAAAGTGAAATCAGAATTAATTGTTTCTTGCCAAGCGTTAGACAACGAACCATTGCATAGTTCTTATATTATGGGAAAAATGGCTGTGGCTGCTGAAGAAGGTGGAGCAAAAGGAATCCGATCGAATTCAAAAGAAGATATCATTGAAATCAAGAAAAATACTGATTTACCGGTTATTGGAATTGTAAAAAGAGACTACGACGATTCAGAAATTTTTATTACAGCAACGATGAAAGAAATTGATGAATTAGCTGAATCTAAATGTGAAATGATAGCACTAGATGCTACTGATCGGGTCAGACCGAATGGAGAAACGCTAGAGTCATTTGTAAAAAGCATTCGTACAAAATATCCTGCGATTTTACTAATGGC
Proteins encoded:
- a CDS encoding MFS transporter, giving the protein MVAIQKEQFKYTLPEKSWILQDWANSAYSIMITTAVFPLFFKAVSEGAGVSAVNSTAYLGYANAIGTLVVSLLAPILGAVADYKGYRNPMFTLATGLGIIATLSFAFIPDENWLLLLIIYAVSSIGYGAANIFYDASLVDSTTLDRMDRISSAGYGWGYIGSSIPFVIFIFFQLTGILPISQSALIKGGFVATALWWLVFSIPYWKNVEQKTYIERQSHVVKRSFSRLWETIKNVRQYRNVFLFLIAYFFYIDGVGTIFQMATAIGSDIGLVANDLIVVMMVSQFVAFPFSILYGILAGRFGNKKMIYVGIVTYTFICIYALTLDSLLTFIILAVLVGTAQGGVQALSRSLFGQLIPKKHANEFFGFYNIFGKFAAVIGPLLVGIISQITGNSLNGVFALIILFIIGGSVLYFVEEPTLENKLN
- a CDS encoding dipeptidase, which produces MNSIDMHCDVLYKMQKSQGTLNFKDSDQLDVNLERLKQGKVKVQAFAIFIEPELLSDKQFAAVLEQIDYYQKDVLGKNPEMKQIKKWTEIKDLKEGEIGSFLTLEGVSSIGNDLNKLEYLLDAGVLSVGLTWNPANLAADGIGEPRGGGLTDFGFEIVKRLNERKVFTDVSHLSVQGFWDVMKCASYPIATHSNVLSLCSHVRNLNDKQIKAMIERDAMIHVIFNPTFTVEEGQDKKVTITDLIPHVERLVELNAVRTIGFGSDFDGISTHIEGLSHTGETQNFIQALLEKFTVKEVEGFAFQNFMNHLPQ
- a CDS encoding peptide ABC transporter substrate-binding protein produces the protein MYKKRKLFSLVCFGLVFLLSSCGSEEAVTTEKNETTEGVLASEQVMHLIVEGELATTDSVLVAENITFASINQFIEGLYRLDENNEPVPALAESKTISEDGLTYTFHLRDDATWSNGDPVTAHDFVFSWRKNVDPTSGAAYAYLFENIKNAADIMAKELPIEELGVSALDDTTLEVTLETPIAYFPALMSFVSFFPQNEAFVTEAGDQYGTSVETTLSNGPFVLTDWSSGVDEKWNYEKNPTYWDAENVQLTKITNQVIKEVATGVNLFEKGTIDNALLSGEYAKQFQDDPSYTVEYFSRTNYLEVNQTDNPYLKNESFRKALALAINREELTSVILNNGSLPITGLVPDHFVKNPESDTEFAEEAGEFYTYDLPESKKLLAEAKAELGVDTIELELLGDDDETSKRVMEYLQGEIQNNLTGVKINLLNVPFSARLSKAALGDFDLISSGWSGYVSDPIIMLDVLYSTSSYNNGGYSNSEVDQLIDDAKGIHANDAPLRWNDMLAAHQIAVEEAAIIPLYQKGEAMLRNPKIKNISINSVGARYSYKDAYILE
- a CDS encoding YrhK family protein; protein product: MPKIERKKHDVIPDKEEDIEIKTGRFRLYFQNRYALISLTNDILTGVFYMIGSLATLTPIPDVYGTYLYLIGAFFLTARPILKFFHNVFIYDDLKLAEKKKQEANELEESEEDNEYE
- the ptsG gene encoding glucose-specific PTS transporter subunit IIBC, producing MKTFFEKAQQFGKSFMLPIAILPAAGLLLGIGGSLSNPNTVSAYPVLDVAWLQAIFTIMSSAGNIVFSNLPVIFAVGVAIGLAKSDKGTAALAALIGYLVMHSTINAILTINGSLAVDNLAAVGQGSTLGIQTLETGVFGGIIVGILASYLHNRFNKIELPTYLGFFGGSRFVPIITSFSAIILGAFMYFVWPLFQGLITNVGDVVNATGYLGTFLYGFILRMLGPVGLHHIFYLPFWQTAVGGTMEIGGELVQGTQNIFFAQLADPATQEFFSGTARFMSGRFITMMFGLVGAALAIYKTAKPENKKVVGGLMLSAALTSFLTGITEPLEFSFLFIAPALYVVHAVFDGLAFMLAHIFEITIGQTFSGGFIDFILFGVLQGNERTNWIMVLVIGIVWFFLYYFTFTFLIKKFNFQTPGRTDKIEVAGIKTKVEGRALDIINGLGGEENLVDVDNCATRLRVTVKDEALVNEALLKETGSQGLIKRGNGIQVVYGPQVSVIKNEIEEMLGDE
- a CDS encoding N-acetylmannosamine-6-phosphate 2-epimerase, producing the protein MNMLDKVKSELIVSCQALDNEPLHSSYIMGKMAVAAEEGGAKGIRSNSKEDIIEIKKNTDLPVIGIVKRDYDDSEIFITATMKEIDELAESKCEMIALDATDRVRPNGETLESFVKSIRTKYPAILLMADTATIDEAIEAERLGFDCVSTTLMGYTKESKGENIADNDFERLKTILASIAVPVIAEGHIDTPEKAKRCMELGVHSIVVGSAITRPQLITAGFVGKMKEVK